In a single window of the Pseudomonadota bacterium genome:
- a CDS encoding Crp/Fnr family transcriptional regulator, translating into MTPPSIETLQQMPVFGGLSELTLGTLMTHAPALPRAPGQAFFRQGEDGDSLFVLLHGRALAVWETDTLCYVLRSIAVGDSYGEAAHIDLQPRSYTAVAQSPCIALEIGPDTMHRVWQQDLEQMTLLHMNIGREMSRRLRDSDAERVEHWVRISAGQ; encoded by the coding sequence ATGACCCCGCCTTCGATCGAAACGCTGCAGCAGATGCCCGTGTTTGGTGGCTTGTCCGAGCTCACCCTCGGCACGCTGATGACGCATGCGCCGGCGTTGCCGCGCGCGCCCGGCCAGGCGTTCTTTCGGCAAGGCGAGGACGGTGACAGCCTCTTTGTGTTGCTTCACGGGCGTGCGCTCGCGGTCTGGGAGACCGACACGCTGTGCTATGTCTTGCGATCCATTGCCGTGGGTGACTCCTACGGCGAGGCGGCACACATTGACCTGCAGCCTCGCAGCTACACGGCCGTTGCTCAATCGCCGTGCATCGCGCTGGAGATCGGGCCCGACACCATGCACCGCGTGTGGCAGCAGGACCTGGAGCAGATGACCCTGTTGCACATGAATATCGGACGGGAAATGAGCCGTCGGCTGCGCGACAGCGACGCCGAGCGGGTTGAGCACTGGGTGCGGATCAGTGCCGGTCAGTAA
- a CDS encoding histidine phosphatase family protein, protein MTEQAPPETEFHLVRHGETEWNAAGRVQGQAESRLSARGLAQAAALGTQLDIAHYDAVYCSSSVRTRQTLDGVLAGRPCKPVFRDALREIHLGPWQRKLRTEVTRVWPRAFDHFLNAPERFALEGAETVAELQHRGCSALSTIAAAQPGQRVLVISHGALIKAVYCVAAGLPLSALWSGPQAQNCARFVVVQRPDGALRFVAHHPGGDALCDGEVTSS, encoded by the coding sequence ATGACCGAGCAGGCCCCGCCTGAAACCGAATTTCACCTGGTGCGCCATGGTGAAACCGAATGGAATGCGGCCGGGCGTGTGCAGGGACAGGCGGAATCGCGTTTGTCGGCACGCGGACTCGCGCAGGCCGCGGCCCTGGGCACGCAGCTCGACATCGCGCACTACGACGCGGTGTACTGCAGCTCCAGCGTGCGGACCCGGCAGACCCTCGATGGCGTGCTGGCGGGGCGACCCTGCAAGCCGGTGTTCCGTGATGCGCTGCGTGAAATACACCTCGGGCCCTGGCAGCGAAAGCTCAGGACCGAGGTCACGCGGGTCTGGCCCAGGGCATTCGATCACTTTCTCAACGCGCCAGAGCGTTTCGCGCTCGAGGGGGCCGAAACCGTGGCGGAGCTGCAACACCGAGGGTGCTCGGCGTTGTCCACCATCGCGGCCGCTCAGCCGGGGCAACGCGTGCTGGTGATCAGTCACGGTGCGCTGATAAAGGCGGTGTACTGCGTCGCCGCGGGTTTGCCGTTGTCCGCCCTCTGGTCCGGGCCCCAGGCGCAGAACTGTGCCCGTTTCGTAGTCGTGCAGCGTCCTGACGGTGCGCTGCGGTTTGTCGCTCACCACCCGGGTGGCGACGCGCTGTGTGACGGGGAAGTCACCTCATCTTGA
- a CDS encoding GlxA family transcriptional regulator, translated as MPGSPVPQRDGQPHRVAVILVPEFSLMAFSCSTEPLRSANRMTGRDLYEWRVFTLDGAPARSSSGIEIASHGAPDLGWPDTVLVCGGLDLNRSLCEPYHRLMHRFANRGIRIGGVSTGGYLLASSGLLDGYRCTLHWEYIASFAEDFPNLDITDQLYVIDRNRMTSSGGTAAMDMMLALIAGEHGEDIATLVASQFIHERARTGSEHQRIAEDTLNARQSQKMADAIALMRENMESPLTPRELAERVNLSLRQLERLFRKYKDDTPQHYYLRQRLEQAHRYIIQTGMPLIEVAVAVGFVSQSHFTKCYRDLYGQTPLQNRRMHDQQHPG; from the coding sequence GTGCCCGGTTCACCCGTGCCTCAACGCGATGGCCAACCCCACCGTGTCGCCGTGATACTGGTGCCCGAGTTTTCCCTGATGGCATTCAGTTGCTCGACCGAGCCGCTGCGGTCGGCCAACCGGATGACCGGCCGCGATCTCTACGAATGGCGTGTGTTCACGCTCGACGGCGCGCCCGCCCGCAGCAGCAGTGGGATCGAAATTGCCAGCCACGGCGCACCCGACCTCGGCTGGCCGGACACGGTGTTGGTCTGCGGTGGGCTCGATCTCAACCGCAGCCTCTGTGAACCCTACCACCGCCTGATGCACCGCTTTGCCAACCGTGGTATCCGCATCGGCGGCGTGAGTACCGGCGGCTATCTGTTGGCGAGCTCGGGCCTGCTCGACGGGTACCGTTGCACTTTGCACTGGGAGTACATCGCGAGCTTCGCCGAGGATTTCCCGAACCTCGACATCACCGATCAGCTGTACGTGATCGACCGCAACCGCATGACGAGTTCCGGTGGTACCGCCGCGATGGACATGATGCTCGCCCTGATCGCCGGCGAGCACGGCGAGGACATCGCCACCCTGGTCGCGAGCCAGTTCATTCACGAGCGTGCACGCACAGGGTCCGAGCACCAGCGCATTGCCGAGGACACGCTGAATGCGCGACAGTCACAGAAAATGGCGGACGCGATCGCGTTGATGCGCGAAAACATGGAATCCCCGCTCACGCCGCGCGAGCTCGCCGAGCGGGTGAACCTGTCGTTGCGCCAGCTCGAGCGGCTGTTCCGAAAATACAAGGACGATACGCCGCAACACTACTACCTGCGCCAGCGGCTCGAACAGGCCCACCGCTACATCATCCAGACCGGCATGCCGCTGATCGAGGTCGCCGTCGCCGTCGGTTTCGTGTCGCAGTCCCATTTCACCAAGTGCTACCGTGATCTCTACGGACAGACCCCGTTGCAGAACCGACGCATGCACGATCAGCAACACCCGGGCTGA
- a CDS encoding protein-disulfide reductase DsbD translates to MVLGLRIPTALILLLTVAFSIGSARALSLFGGQDELMDPNDAFEIGPVDADTNSVLLSITAAEGYFLYRDKFRFTSQTDGVVLGVPTIPPGKVKQDEFFGLVETHRGQVDISIPLLANTAGARRVELVVGNQGCADIGVCFPPQERTISVSLPAGAGSGGSGAPEGAPRAAVEPIPLSEQDALAARLQHNALLPTVALFFALGVLLAFTPCVFPMIPILSGIIAGQGESITTRRAFGLSSVYVLAMALTYAAVGVLVGLSGNNIQAVFQAPWVIVAFAALYVALSLSMFGLYELQLPSALQTRLTALSENQQRGTHAGVAVMGVLSALIVGPCITAPLVGILIYISSTGDALVGGLTLFALALGMGAPLLVIGTSAGQWLPKAGAWMNTVKAAFGVLLLAMAIWMIDRTVPPQVTLALAGVLAVCSGVYLGAFDAAERGWQKLAKGAGLVAALIGSLWLIGAATGTGRLTAPLAHFGASPAANAAHVDFAPVDSLDELHAALERAGTRQTILDFYADWCVSCKEMEAFTFSDPSVASRMREFQLLQADVTANNSEHQALLKSLGLFGPPAIVFFDERGDERQGTRVVGFQNAERFLAHLNRL, encoded by the coding sequence ATGGTTCTGGGCCTGCGGATACCCACCGCTCTCATTCTGCTTCTGACCGTTGCGTTCTCGATCGGGAGCGCCCGTGCGCTCAGTCTTTTCGGCGGGCAGGACGAGCTGATGGACCCGAACGACGCGTTCGAGATCGGTCCGGTAGACGCCGACACGAACAGCGTCTTGCTCAGCATCACGGCCGCTGAGGGGTACTTTCTCTACCGCGACAAGTTCCGTTTCACCTCGCAAACCGACGGCGTCGTGCTCGGTGTGCCGACGATCCCACCGGGCAAGGTGAAGCAGGACGAGTTCTTCGGCCTGGTCGAAACCCACCGTGGGCAGGTCGACATCTCCATCCCGTTGTTGGCCAACACCGCTGGCGCACGCCGCGTCGAATTGGTGGTGGGCAACCAGGGGTGCGCCGATATCGGTGTGTGTTTTCCACCCCAGGAACGCACCATCAGCGTGTCCCTGCCCGCTGGCGCGGGCTCGGGCGGCTCGGGCGCACCGGAGGGGGCACCGCGCGCCGCTGTCGAGCCGATCCCGCTGAGCGAGCAGGATGCCCTCGCTGCACGGCTGCAGCACAACGCACTGTTGCCCACCGTCGCGCTGTTTTTCGCCCTCGGCGTGTTGCTCGCTTTCACGCCGTGCGTGTTTCCGATGATTCCGATTCTCTCGGGCATCATCGCCGGCCAGGGCGAGTCGATCACGACCCGGCGCGCCTTCGGCCTGTCGTCGGTGTACGTGCTCGCCATGGCCCTGACCTACGCCGCCGTCGGCGTTTTGGTGGGCCTGTCGGGCAACAACATCCAGGCCGTGTTCCAGGCCCCCTGGGTCATAGTCGCGTTCGCCGCACTGTACGTGGCGCTCAGCCTCTCGATGTTCGGGCTCTACGAGTTGCAGCTGCCGAGCGCACTGCAAACCCGACTGACCGCGCTGAGCGAAAACCAGCAACGCGGCACCCACGCCGGGGTTGCAGTCATGGGTGTGCTGTCCGCGCTGATCGTCGGTCCCTGCATCACGGCGCCGCTGGTCGGTATCTTGATCTACATCAGCAGCACCGGGGATGCGCTGGTGGGCGGCCTGACGCTGTTCGCGCTTGCGCTGGGCATGGGGGCACCCCTTTTGGTGATCGGCACCTCCGCCGGCCAGTGGCTTCCGAAAGCCGGCGCGTGGATGAACACGGTCAAGGCCGCCTTTGGCGTGCTCTTGCTGGCCATGGCCATCTGGATGATCGACCGGACTGTCCCGCCCCAGGTCACGCTCGCGCTGGCGGGCGTGCTCGCGGTGTGCAGCGGGGTGTACCTCGGTGCCTTCGACGCGGCGGAACGGGGGTGGCAAAAACTGGCCAAGGGGGCCGGGCTGGTTGCCGCCCTGATCGGCAGCCTGTGGTTGATCGGTGCGGCCACCGGCACGGGCCGCCTGACCGCGCCGCTCGCGCACTTCGGCGCGTCACCGGCCGCTAACGCGGCGCACGTCGACTTTGCACCGGTCGATTCCCTGGACGAGCTGCATGCGGCACTCGAGCGTGCCGGCACCCGCCAGACCATCCTCGATTTCTACGCCGACTGGTGCGTGAGCTGCAAGGAAATGGAGGCATTCACCTTCTCCGACCCCAGTGTTGCCAGCCGCATGCGCGAGTTCCAGCTGTTGCAGGCCGACGTCACAGCCAACAACAGTGAACACCAGGCGCTGCTCAAATCACTGGGGTTGTTCGGACCGCCCGCAATCGTGTTTTTTGACGAGCGCGGTGATGAGCGGCAGGGCACACGGGTTGTCGGGTTCCAGAATGCCGAGCGTTTTCTCGCACACCTGAACCGGCTCTGA
- a CDS encoding glyoxylate/hydroxypyruvate reductase A produces the protein MHILVSMPTEQRDHAERWRTALMQRLPSADISVYSSGEVPRNVDYVVTWKPDADLMSRLTGLRAVFTASAGVDAILAQADLPDCPIVRLLDAGMGDQMADYALFAGLYLQRGFDRMREAQAEARWAPALGAARDRPVVGILGLGTLGSVVAARLVANGFPVRGWSRTARTVPELSCFHGLDGLDDFLAGTELLFCLLPLTPQTRHLIDRRRLEALPRGAAVVNVARGPVVNEVDLLAALDSGHVRCALLDVFATEPLPPDNPLWQHPRVVITPHVAAATLIEPSADSVVADMARLERGDTPRGLVDRARGY, from the coding sequence ATGCACATTCTCGTGAGCATGCCGACAGAGCAACGCGACCACGCCGAACGCTGGCGCACGGCGCTGATGCAACGGCTACCGTCTGCCGACATCAGCGTGTACTCGAGCGGCGAGGTGCCACGCAACGTCGACTACGTCGTCACCTGGAAACCCGATGCAGACTTGATGTCACGGCTGACCGGCTTGCGCGCTGTGTTCACCGCCAGCGCGGGGGTCGACGCCATCCTCGCACAGGCAGACCTGCCCGACTGCCCGATCGTGCGCTTGCTCGACGCCGGCATGGGCGACCAGATGGCCGACTATGCCCTGTTCGCCGGGCTGTACCTGCAACGTGGCTTTGACCGCATGCGCGAGGCCCAGGCCGAGGCCCGTTGGGCACCGGCGCTCGGTGCCGCTCGTGACCGACCGGTGGTTGGTATCCTCGGTCTTGGCACCCTGGGCTCGGTCGTGGCTGCGCGCCTGGTCGCAAACGGCTTCCCCGTGCGCGGCTGGTCGCGCACGGCGCGGACCGTGCCGGAGTTGAGCTGTTTCCATGGCCTGGATGGTCTGGACGATTTCCTCGCCGGCACCGAGCTGCTCTTCTGTCTCCTGCCACTGACGCCGCAGACGCGGCACCTGATCGACCGCCGACGTCTCGAGGCCCTGCCACGTGGTGCGGCGGTCGTGAACGTTGCCCGTGGGCCTGTCGTCAACGAAGTGGATCTTCTGGCCGCACTCGACTCCGGGCACGTGCGTTGCGCCCTGCTCGACGTGTTCGCCACCGAGCCGCTGCCGCCGGACAACCCGCTCTGGCAGCACCCCCGGGTCGTGATCACCCCGCACGTTGCTGCTGCCACGCTGATCGAACCCAGTGCCGACAGCGTCGTCGCGGACATGGCACGCCTTGAACGCGGCGACACACCGCGCGGCCTGGTGGACCGAGCCCGGGGTTACTGA